From one Vitis riparia cultivar Riparia Gloire de Montpellier isolate 1030 unplaced genomic scaffold, EGFV_Vit.rip_1.0 scaffold478_pilon_pilon, whole genome shotgun sequence genomic stretch:
- the LOC117909939 gene encoding disease resistance protein RUN1-like: MDRSESKFIEEIIGEIRRLIPKLLHVGENIVGMDENLKKVKFLIDTQSNEVSMVGIYGIGGIGKTTIAKVIYNDMLDQFKRHSFLENVREKSKDDRGVLQLQEKLLCDILMEKNLKLSNIDEGIKMIIKSKHHLEKVLIVLDDVDCPKQLKFFAPNSEWFHPGSIIIVTTRNKRCLDVHESYSSYEAKGLAHKQAKELFCWNAFQQHHPEENYVDLSNRILDYAKGLPLALVVLGSFLFQRDVDEWESTLHKLKTNPLEDIQKVLQISYDGLDDKCKKLFLDIACFFKDQEEKFVTRILEGCKLHPKIGLRVLEERCLISIFGGTIRMHDLLQEMGSAIVRQNYPEQPGKWSRLWEYEDIESVFTKNMGTNNIEGIFLNWTKAKPIQLATEAFRKMNQLRLLKVEYNMKRKISVGDSLFGGHGISIVIPRSSGILEWIGYQSTGSDEVIIELPPNWCENNDLLGFALCCVYVSLDDKFNYQYEDPSAHESQNESAHTSENEPNNGSGCESENEELLEFYCNLSIRENNQSADVEHFSFIPCCVIDGVSDIA; the protein is encoded by the exons ATGGACAGATCTGAGTCAAAGTTTATTGAAGAAATCATTGGTGAGATTAGAAGATTAATTCCTAAGTTGTTACATGTTGGTGAGAACATAGTTGGaatggatgaaaatttgaaaaaagtgaAGTTCTTGATAGACACCCAATCAAATGAAGTGAGCATGGTTGGGATTTATGGGATTGGTGGGATTGGTAAAACTACCATCGCCAAGGTTATTTACAATGATATGTTAGATCAATTTAAACGTCATAGCTTTCTTGAAAATGTGAGAGAGAAATCTAAAGATGATCGTGGTGTGCTTCAATTACAAGAAAAACTTCTTTGTGATATTCTAATGGagaaaaatttgaagttaaGTAATATTGATGAAGGAATCAAAATGATAATTAAGAGTAAGCATCACTTGGAAAAGGTTCTTATTGTTCTTGATGATGTAGATTGtccaaaacaattaaaattttttgctCCTAATTCTGAATGGTTTCATCCAGGAAGCATAATCATCGTGACCACGAGAAATAAACGTTGCCTAGATGTACATGAGTCATATTCATCATATGAGGCTAAGGGATTAGCACACAAGCAAGCTAAGGAACTCTTTTGTTGGAATGCCTTTCAACAACACCATCCAGAAGAGAATTATGTGGACCTCTCTAATCGTATATTGGATTATGCTAAAGGCCTTCCATTGGCTCTTGTAGTTTtgggttcttttctttttcaaagggaTGTGGATGAATGGGAAAGCACATTgcataaactaaaaacaaaccCTCTCGAGGATATTCAAAAGGTGCTCCAGATAAGTTATGATGGACTAGATGATAAATGCAAGAAGTTGTTCCTTGATATTGCATGCTTCTTCAAAGATCAGGAGGAAAAATTTGTTACAAGAATACTAGAAGGTTGCAAATTGCATCCCAAGATTGGACTAAGAGTTCTTGAAGAGAGGTGTCTCATTTCTATATTTGGTGGTACTATAAGGATGCATGACTTGTTACAAGAAATGGGTTCAGCAATTGTTCGCCAAAATTATCCAGAACAGCCTGGAAAATGGAGCAGGTTGTGGGAATATGAGGATATTGAAAGcgtatttacaaaaaatatg GGAACAAACAACATTGAGGGGATATTCCTAAATTGGACTAAAGCAAAACCTATACAACTTGCTACTGAAGCTTTCAGAAAGATGAATCAACTTAGATTGCTCAAAGTCGAATACAATATG AAACGCAAAATTTCTGTTGGTGATTCTTTATTTGGAGGCCATGGAATTAGCATTGTTATTCCTAGAAGTAGTGGAATTCTCGAGTGGATAGGGTATCAGAGTACAGGAAGTGATGAAGTAATAATAGAGCTCCCTCCAAATTGGTGTGAAAATAATGACTTGCTAGGATTTGCTTTATGTTGTGTTTATGTTTCACTTGATGATAAATTTAACTACCAATATGAGGATCCATCTGCCCATGAATCTCAGAATGAATCAGCTCATACATCTGAGAATGAACCCAACAATGGATCTGGTTGTGAATCtgaaaatgaagaattgttGGAGTTCTATTGTAATTTGAGTATCCGAGAAAATAATCAATCAGCAGACGTGGAGCATTTCTCATTTATACCTTGTTGTGTTATTGATGGTGTATCAGATATAGCATGA